The Nitrosospira multiformis ATCC 25196 region GCTTATTGCAGTCTTGTCTCAGCCCTATCAAATAGAACAGCATGAACTCTTGCTGACCGCAAGCGTCGGGATCAGCATTTATCCGGATAGCGGTAAGGACGTCAACAGCTTGATGCGCAATGCCGACGTTTCGATGTATTCGGCCAAGGGGCAGGGCAGGAACCGCTACCAGTTCTATTCTGAAGATTTGACTTCCGGCGCAGACGAGCGGCTCAGGCTGGAATACGACCTGCGCAGCGCTCTTGCGCGTGACGAAATTTTCCCGGTCTACCAGCCACAGCTGGAGCTTGCTACCGGACGCGTGGTAGGCGTGGAGGCGCTCATGCGCTGGAAGCACCCCGAGCGAGGGCTAGTCTCCCCTGCAAGCTTTATTCCCGTAGCCGAGGACAGCGGTTTGATTCTGTCTCTGGGGGAGCACATCCTGAGGGAATCCTGCCTGCAGGCACGCCAATGGCATGAGCAGCAGGGATTCGAGGGAACAATCGCGGTAAACGTTTCAGCAGTACAATTCCGTCAGAATGATTTCACGGATGTTGTACTGCGCGCACTTGCAGACAGCGGTCTTTCGCCAGAATGCCTGGAACTCGAGTTGACCGAAAGTGTGGTGATGCATGGAGTGGAATCGGCTACACAGAAAATGTGCTTCCTGGAGTCCCGGGGTATAAAACTGGCTATTGACGATTTCGGTACCGGCTATTCCAGTTTGTCCTATTTGCGGCAATTTGCCATTGACCGGCTAAAAATAGATCGAAGCTTCGTTCGTGATCTCCCCCAGGACACTGATGCCAAAGCTATTATTCGCGCCACTGTGGCAATGGGGCGCAGCCTTGGCTTACGTGTAATGGCGGAAGGTGTAGAGACGGAAGGGCAAGCGGAGTATTTGCGAAGCGTTCAATGCGATGAAAGCCAAGGCTATCTGTATGCAAGGCCAATGAGGCCAGATGATTTTGAAGCCTGGCTAAAGGGTAGGAAGCCAGATTTTAGGGGCTCGCGCTATCAAATGGCGCAATCGTAAGCATTCCAACCACCATTCAGCATTTGGGTCAAAAGCTGCAACGGCAATGCAACAAGAAGCAGCGCCTATGCGATACGAGACTCGCGAACCTGGGAAACGGGGATAACTGATTCCGCGCTCACGTATTCCGGAACCCATCTGGGCAGCTCCCGCTTGACCTCTTCGTCGCTCAGGGCGGGATGCTCCTCAAGCCACGCCAGCAGAGCTGTCAGCCATTTTCTGTCTACCTGACGTGCTTGCGCGATACGCAATTTGGGGTGGGGCGTGGGAAGCGTATTTTCGTCATCCGCCAACAGTTCTTCGTAGAGTTTTTCGCCGGGGCGCAAGCCATTGTAAACAATTTTTATTTCATCCTCGCTCAATCCGGAAAGACGAATCAGATCTCGCGCAAGATCGGCGATTTTAATCGGTTCGCCCATATCCAGCACGAAAATTTCCCCCCCCCGCCGCTTGCCGCCCATCAAGCCGGCCTGTAGAACCAACTGTGCTGCCTCAGGTATGGACATGAAATAACGGGTGATTTCCGAGTGCGTTACCGTTATCGGTCCCCCTTTTTCAATCTGCTCCCTGAATTTGGGAATCACGCTGCCCGCACTGCCCAGCACATTACCGAAACGCACCATGACGAATCGTGGCTCCTGCCTCCTTTCAAGCCTGCTGCCCAGAACAATTTTGCCGGAGGCGTTTTCGGTGGGACTGTCAGGAGATGCAATCGACTGCTGTAACGCCTGGCATACCATTTCAGCCAGGCGTTTACTCGCGCCCATGACATTGGTCGGGTTGACGGCCTTGTCGGTCGAAATCAGGACGAATTTCTCCACCCCGTACCGGATGGCGGTTTGCGCCAGGACATAGGTTCCCCGCACGTTGTTCAGCACCGCCTGCCATGCATTTTCCTGTTCCATCAGGGGCACATGCTTGTAGGCAGCCGCATGAAACACAATAGCCGGCCGGTATTGCAGGAATACCTGTGATAGCCGCGCTTCATCCTTGACATCGCCAATGGCGAATATCATGGGAATCTCTGGAAAATCGGCCTGGAATTCCTGCTCTATGCTGTACAGCGCAAATTCATTCAATTCAAACAGTACCAGTTGAGCCGGTGCGAATTTGACGATCTGTCGGCATAACTCCGATCCAATCGAACCCCCCGCGCCTGTAACCAATACCGTTTTTCCCGTCAGTAAATCGTGCAGTCCATCGTTATCCAGCACGACAGGATCCCGCCCCAGCAAATCTTCAGGCTCGACTGTCCGGATTTGTGACACCTTGATGTTGCCGCTCACCAGGTCGTTATAGGAAGGGACGATCAAGGCCTTTACCCCTGCCGCTGCACACAGTTGCAAGGCTCGACGTCGGTCGCGCAGGAGGCGGTCGGGGCGGCGGCGATCAGAGTGGGTGCGATAGGATTTGCGGCGATCTGAAGCGGAGGAGGTGAGAGCGATAATGGCATGCGCGACACCCAGTTTCCGGGCTACCTCCGGCAGATCGTTGATGCGGCCCAGTACTTTGAATCCGTGCAGCATCAGCCCCCGCTTGGCCGGATCGTCGTCAAGGAAACCCGCGACGCGCCATTCCACATTGCGCGCCAGCTCTTTTACCAAGCCGACAGCAGCATCACTTGCTCCTATCACCAGAACGAGATTGCCTCCCGTTTTACTGCGGCCGTAAAGCCGGTGTTCTTTCCAGAACCGGTAAGCGAGACGGCTGCTTCCCATGATGAACAGCAGCAGGATGGGGGCCAGTATCAGCACAGTTCTGGGGACACCGACCAGTATCTGCAACATGTATAGCACCAATGGGACGGCTGCAGCCGAAGCGGATACAGCAAACAGGATGCGCCGCAAATCGGGCAGGCTTGCGTAATGCCAGAGTCCACGATACAGGCCAAAGAATAAGAAGGCTGCTGCGTGTATCGGGACCACCCACGGCAGAATCTCTTCCAAAGATGCCAGATAAACGAAGGGTATCTCGAAATTGAAGCGGAACAGATAAGCCAGGGACCAGGCGATGGCGGCAGCTACAACATCATGCCCGAATGCAATAACCGTCCTTATGTTGAGTTTGGGCGCGGGCATGCTATGGACTATCCGGGGCATGCCGCAGACGGCGATCGCAAAGGCATATCATGACCAGATAAATTCCGATCCACGCGGTCACCATTCCGAACTGAACGTTCGTGTGCTGCTGAGTCGCCCAGAGGGCGCTGATGGCTGTGGCTGACATCAGAACGTAGCCGATCAGAGCCGTATTGCGATGACCCAGACCGCTTCGCACTAGGCGCTGGTAATAATGCTCGCGATGCGCTCGCCAGATTTTTTCGCCTCGCAGTCCGCGTTTTATCAAGGTGACGGAAGCATCGACGATAAACGGCGAAAATACGAGCAAGGGAAACCATGGAGGCCAGCAGCCATTTATCCATCCCATCATACCTAATGCTGCAGCAAGGAACCCGAGCGGAATCGAGCCCGCGTCTCCCATGAAAATGCGTGCGGGATGAAAATTAAACAACAGAAAAGCTCCTGCTGCTGCGGCAATACAGAAGTTGGCGATTGCAAAGGCCTCGTTTCCGGAAATCCATGCTGTCGCTCCGTAGCAACTGAAACCGATCAGTGTCATGCCGCCTGCCAGTCCATCCGAACCGTCCATGAAATTATAGAGGTTGAGCATCCAGGTAATGCAGAGTGCGGCTGCTACGGCGACAAGCCAGCCGTAGGTGGCAGCAAGGGTTACGGCAGAAAACCAGATTCCAAGTCCTGTGTAAATGACGAGCCTTGGCCATACCGGCAGGCTGCGTACATCATCGGCGAAAGATATCGTTACCAGCAGCACAATCGCAACCCATATCGACACCGGCGGTTTTACCGGCAGAAACGTCCATGAGACGAAAATCCCCGACATCAGCCCCAGGCCTCCCGTGCGGGGAACGGGACGAGTATGCAGCGATCGGGAATTCGGCTGGTCCAGGATTTTGAGAATATTCCCTTTGATCAGACACGAAATCGTTCCTAGCGACACGGCAAACGCTATGAATGGCGGGATCAGATATAAAATCGGGGAGCCGGAATTCATGATCGGATTATAGCCTTGATGACTTATGAGGCGCATGCATGCATACTTCAGCCCATGCCAGTCCATTGCGCGGGAGAATGAGGTAAATAATACCGATTTTCGATCTCCCCCCGCCAGCACCTTATCTGCCCTGCACAGCCCGCTTCCAGTCCCAGATCAGGTTCGACATTGTCGGGAGAAGATTCTGAGAATGTCTGTACGAGTTCGCACATATCAGCGCAAATCGTAAAAAACATTAATGAAAAAAATCTCGCTCAATACGCAAATATTATGGGGTGTATTCGCCGGCCTCTTCCTGGGCCTGGGTTTATCCCTGCTCGATGAAGAATCGGTGATTTTCCGAGCCGGATTATATGGCGCCGAGCTGCTTGGCACGCTGTTTATCGACCTGTTGAAAATGGTGCTCATTCCGCTCGTGTTCACATCGATCGCAGTAGGCGTGGCCAACTTGCGGGCGCACCAGCAGATGCATAAGGTATGGAAAGCAACGCTTGGTTTCTTCCTGTTTTCGATGGCGCTGGCTATTCTGCTGGGTTTGACCGCAGCCAACATTGTCCGTCCCGGAGAAGGGCTGCAGCTCGCCATGTTCCAGGATGACATGCAGAACTTCCAGGCCGGGCAGATGCCTTTAACGGAGTTTGTTGCGCAACTGCTTCATTCGCTGTTTCAGAACCCCATGACCGCCCTGGCTCAGGGGAATGTGCTCGCAGTGGTCGTTTTCGCGCTCCTGCTGGGCATTGCAATGGTGGTGGGCGGGGAGCGCTACGCCAACATCCTCATACTGCTGCAGGAGCTGCTGGAGCTGATGCTGATGCTGGTTGGCTGGATCATGCGCCTTGCTCCGCTCGGCATCATGGGACTGCTGGTAAAACTCGCTGCCACACAGGACGTGACTTTGCTTGCCACATTGGTCGAGTTCATCGCGGTGGTGATTGGAGCCACTCTGCTGCACGGGATGGTAGTGCTCCCGCTGATTCTTTATTTGGTCACGGGAATGACGCCGTTCAAATTCTGGCGCGGCGCCCGCGAAGCACTGCTAACAGCTTTTGCGACCAGCTCCAGCTCAGCCACCTTACCCGTCACTTTACGCTGCGTGGAACAGCACCTGCACGTCAAACGCGACATTGCCGGATTTGTCATCCCGTTGGGTGCAACACTGAACATGGATGGCACTGCTTTGTACGAAGCCGTGGCAGCATTGTTCGTGGCCAACCTCATCGGGATAGAACTTAATCTCGCACAGCAGATGATCGTGTTTTTGACTGCGATGCTGGCTGCCATGGGTGCTCCGGGCATACCCAGCGCGGGAATGGTCACCATGGTAGTCGTGCTGCAATCGGTCGGCTTGCCGGCGGAGGCTATCGCCATTCTGCTGCCGGTCGACCGCTTACTGGATACATTCCGCACCGCTGTGAATGTCGAGGGGGACATGG contains the following coding sequences:
- a CDS encoding polysaccharide biosynthesis protein, whose amino-acid sequence is MPAPKLNIRTVIAFGHDVVAAAIAWSLAYLFRFNFEIPFVYLASLEEILPWVVPIHAAAFLFFGLYRGLWHYASLPDLRRILFAVSASAAAVPLVLYMLQILVGVPRTVLILAPILLLFIMGSSRLAYRFWKEHRLYGRSKTGGNLVLVIGASDAAVGLVKELARNVEWRVAGFLDDDPAKRGLMLHGFKVLGRINDLPEVARKLGVAHAIIALTSSASDRRKSYRTHSDRRRPDRLLRDRRRALQLCAAAGVKALIVPSYNDLVSGNIKVSQIRTVEPEDLLGRDPVVLDNDGLHDLLTGKTVLVTGAGGSIGSELCRQIVKFAPAQLVLFELNEFALYSIEQEFQADFPEIPMIFAIGDVKDEARLSQVFLQYRPAIVFHAAAYKHVPLMEQENAWQAVLNNVRGTYVLAQTAIRYGVEKFVLISTDKAVNPTNVMGASKRLAEMVCQALQQSIASPDSPTENASGKIVLGSRLERRQEPRFVMVRFGNVLGSAGSVIPKFREQIEKGGPITVTHSEITRYFMSIPEAAQLVLQAGLMGGKRRGGEIFVLDMGEPIKIADLARDLIRLSGLSEDEIKIVYNGLRPGEKLYEELLADDENTLPTPHPKLRIAQARQVDRKWLTALLAWLEEHPALSDEEVKRELPRWVPEYVSAESVIPVSQVRESRIA
- a CDS encoding MraY family glycosyltransferase translates to MNSGSPILYLIPPFIAFAVSLGTISCLIKGNILKILDQPNSRSLHTRPVPRTGGLGLMSGIFVSWTFLPVKPPVSIWVAIVLLVTISFADDVRSLPVWPRLVIYTGLGIWFSAVTLAATYGWLVAVAAALCITWMLNLYNFMDGSDGLAGGMTLIGFSCYGATAWISGNEAFAIANFCIAAAAGAFLLFNFHPARIFMGDAGSIPLGFLAAALGMMGWINGCWPPWFPLLVFSPFIVDASVTLIKRGLRGEKIWRAHREHYYQRLVRSGLGHRNTALIGYVLMSATAISALWATQQHTNVQFGMVTAWIGIYLVMICLCDRRLRHAPDSP
- a CDS encoding dicarboxylate/amino acid:cation symporter; amino-acid sequence: MKKISLNTQILWGVFAGLFLGLGLSLLDEESVIFRAGLYGAELLGTLFIDLLKMVLIPLVFTSIAVGVANLRAHQQMHKVWKATLGFFLFSMALAILLGLTAANIVRPGEGLQLAMFQDDMQNFQAGQMPLTEFVAQLLHSLFQNPMTALAQGNVLAVVVFALLLGIAMVVGGERYANILILLQELLELMLMLVGWIMRLAPLGIMGLLVKLAATQDVTLLATLVEFIAVVIGATLLHGMVVLPLILYLVTGMTPFKFWRGAREALLTAFATSSSSATLPVTLRCVEQHLHVKRDIAGFVIPLGATLNMDGTALYEAVAALFVANLIGIELNLAQQMIVFLTAMLAAMGAPGIPSAGMVTMVVVLQSVGLPAEAIAILLPVDRLLDTFRTAVNVEGDMVGSLVVQKWVRKESIRGSRSDSEG